In the Afipia sp. GAS231 genome, CCTTGGCGCATGGACCACAATGGCGCCTTGCGGATCAGTCTGGAGCCGTTCGATCAGCCGCCGGATGTGATCCACCGAACATTCCTCAGGATGTGGCGCTTCTATCGGAGCTAGAGCGTTTTCGAGCGAAAGCCTGCCCCGGACTTGATCCGGGGTGGATGCCGGTTCGCGTAAAGAAAACGCGTCAAAACAAAAGACTAGAGCCCGGTTCTGATTCAATCAGAACCGAAAGGGCTCTAGACTAGCCCGTCGCGAGGTCTCGGGACAGGTTGGCACGGCGAAAGGCGCTCGGGCGTCCGTGGTATCGGCCCGATCCGCATTGTAACCTAGGTCTTCATTCAGCCGCCGAAGGCCTCATCGCGCAAATGCGCATCAGAGATCCGCGCTTCGGGATTATGCGTGATGGTCATGAACCAAACGAGGCTGAAGAACAGCGACCACGCAGTGTTCCAATAGAACCAGTTCATGTGATCTCCTCGCCGAGTGATCACCGCGAGCAGTAAAGTAGTTAGAACTGGCTGGACCCAACACCCCCATTGAGGTTTGGCCGCCTCGATCGTTTCCAGCCCGTTCAGGGGCAGCTTTTTTCCGCAACGGCCGGCGATGAACGCCGGCGCTGCAGGACGCTGCCTTGGCTCTACATTATTGCACGACTTCTCCGTGCAGCGCGAGGTCCAACCCTTCCCGCTCGATGTCTTGCGTCACGCGGAGACCGATGAACATCTTGACCACAAAAAGGATGATCAGGCTGACGACGGCGTCATAAACGAAAACGGTGGCCACGCCGATGCATTGGTTGAAGAACTGTCCAACGTTGCCCTCCAGAGCGCCTGGGGTTCCACCGTATTGCTCGACCGCGAACACCCCGGTCAGAAGCGCCCCGACGATGCCGCCGATCGCGTGAACACCGAAACAATCGAGCGCGTCGTCATAGCTGAACAGGCGCTTCAAGCCGGTGCACCCCCAGTAGCAGAAGACGCCTGCCGCGATTCCGATGGCGAAGGCGCCGACCGGCCCGACGAAGCCGGAAGCCGGCGTAATCGCGACAAGGCCGGCGACCGCGCCCGAGCAGATGCCGACGACGGTCGGCTTGCCCTTCAGCGCCCATTCCACCAGCATCCAGGTAAAGCCGGCAACTGCGGTAGCAATCTGGGTTACCAACATCGCCATTCCGGCTTGCATGCCCGCGGTCACGGCGGAGCCGGCGTTGAATCCGAACCAGCCAACCCACAGCAGGGAGGCGCCGATGAAGGTGAGCACCATGTTGTGCGCCGGCCCGGTTTCTTTCCGTTTGCCAAGCATGATCGCGCACATCAGCCCAGCAACACCGGCGTTGATATGCACGACAGTGCCGCCGGCGAAATCCAGCACTTTCACCCACGCGGCGTCGTTGCCGGCGGAGAAGATGCCGTCGGGTCCCCAGACCCAGTGCGCAATCGGCGCATAGACGAAAACCGCCCACAGGCCGATGAACCAGAGCATGGCCGAGAACTTCATCCGCTCGGCAAACGCGCCGGCGATCAACGCTGGCGTAATGATGGCGAACGTCATCTGAAAGCAGATGTACACGCTCTCAGGAATGGTCGCGGCGAGCGGATTGGGATTACCGATGCCTCCCTTGCCGATGTCGCTCAGGATGTCCTTCAGGAACATCCGATCCAGGCCCCCGATGAACGGCGAGCCGGCGCGAAACGCCATGCTGTAGGTAAAGAGCGCGAACAGAATGGTGACGAGGCAGGTGACGGCAAAGCTGGTCATCACCGTGTCGCCGACGTTCTTCTTGCGCACCATGCCACCATAGAACAGGCCGAGACCCGGAACGGTCATCATCAAGACGAGCGCGACCGACGTCAGCATCCATGCGGTATCGCCGGAGTTGGGTGTACACTTCTCGAGAATCTTGCCACCGCAGGCCGGCGGCCCCGCGTCTTCCGCGAGCGCGATGTCACCGAACAGCATGCAGAGAAGCGCAATCCCCAAGAGTGCAACCACGAAAGGCACGAGTCTTTGGCATGTGTATTTCCAGAGTCCCATCGTCTCTCTCCTCGTCACAACGGATGTCGGTGAAGGTTTACCCAGCCACTTTGTCGATCTCTCCCATGCGAATGCGAACGGCGCGCCATCAGCACGACGCGAAAATTGGTGTGCCCTTTAGTTTGTTTCTGAGACTGTCTTGAATGGCGCGCATGAACCGTCCGGTGCCTGGAGCCCGTTCGGTTCTGATTGAATCAGAACCGGGCTCTAGTCTTTTGTTTTGACGCGTTTTCTTTACGCGAACCGGCATCCACCCCGGATCAAGTCCGGGGCAGGCTTTCGCTCGAAAACGCTCTCGAGCGGCGACGGCAGGATCAACGCCGATTTTGGGCACAAGACTCGGGCTGCTCGACGTCGCGGCAACGTCGAGTTGAAATGGCTGGGGATTGGCGGCTGCCAGCCTCATGAACTACCTGCCTTCCCCTGACGTTCAGCCAGGGGCGGACGATGTCGATGACGTTTCCCAAAACCGATTCTTGTCCTTGATCAGACAAGATTCGTGCCATCGAAGGCATTCGATTAACCTAATGAATTATCATCGATTTCTGGCTTCCCGGGCGAAGGCGCTCTGGTTTTCTGCCGCTTTTAACGGCACGAACGCTTAAAACGCAGGCAGCACTTTCCGCTGCCTCATTTTAAGCTACCTCCCGGTCAGCCTTACGCCGTTCGCAACATCGGCGGACCGCTCGGCCGGATCAGCGCGAATGCGACCTGGATGATTCCACCGGCGAGGCCCAGCGCGACGCCGATGCGCCACGCCATGGTGTAGGAGCCGAGCTGGTCGTACAGCACCCCGCCGCCGAAGGCGCCGAGGAAGCTGCCGAGCTGATGGCTCATGAAGGCGAGCCCCTGGATCATCGCCTGCCATTTCAGGCCGAACATTTCGGCGACCGCCCCCGCCACCAGCGGCCCGACTCCCATCCACAGGAAGCCCATGATGGCGCCGAACAGCAACGTCGTCGCCGGCGTCGGCGGCAGCGCGAAATACCAGGCGAGCGCAATGGAACGGACGATGTAGATGCCGCCGAGCAGCGCGAGCTTGTTCCAGCGCTGGCCGGCCCAGCCGAAGAAGATGCTGCCGACCACGTTGAAGCCGCCGATCATGCCGAGCGTCTGCGCGCTCAGCATCGGATCCAGGCCGCAGATCGCCAGATAGGACGGCAGATGGGTGGTGAGGAAGACGAGCTGCATGCCGCAAACGAAATAGGCGCCGGTCATCACCACGAAGGACGGGTTGGCGAACGCGACCTTGACGGCGACGCCGGCCGAGGTGTTGCCGATGTCGTCCGACGCCGGCTTCGGCAGCGGAATCTTGTCGACGCCGCCGGCAAACCAGGCCGCCGGAATCATCGCCAGCGCCAGCACGACGAAACCGGCCAGGCCCACGCGCCAGCCATAGCCTTCGTTGAGAATCTGCCCGAGCGGCGCCGAGAGCAGCGCGCCAAGCGATCCCGCTCCTGACACCAGACCCATCACCGTGCTGCGTACCGTCGCCGGCACCGCGCGCGCTGCAACCGACATCGCAATCGCCGCCGCGGTGCAGGCCAGCGACATGCCGATCAGCACGCCGCCGCCGATCATGACGCTGAGAAAACCATGCGCACCCGCCATCAATGTGAGTCCGGCGATGTAGAACAACGACCCGATCACCATGATGCTGCGAAAGCCGTAACGCACCGTCAGTGCGCCGGCGAGCGGCTGCAGGAAACCCCAGGCAAGGTTTTGCACGGCGATCGCCAGCGTGAAGTCGGAGACCGAAATGCCGATGTCGTGCGTCAGCGGCTGCATGAAGATGCCGAGCGACTGCCGCAGCCCCATGCTGAGCGTCAGCATCAGCGAAGCGCCGATCAGGATAGGCAATGTGGGGCGCAGGACTTGCACTAGCGACATTGATCGCGGCATTGTTGTTGTTCTCCCTCGGGGCCGCGGCACGAAATCCGTGTCCTGCCTTTGCCGTCTGAAATGGGTACACAGACCTGTGTAACTAGGCTATAGAGTGGTCTTGCTGTCAAGACGAACGGACCTTGCGTATTCGCATGCCTCCCCCGCCCGCAAAACCATCAGTACCGAAACCGTCCATGCAAAAGCCTGCGATGCAAAAGCCTGCGATGAAGGACCGGATTCTCGAAACCGCAGACAGGCTGTTCTATTTGCAGGGGATCCGCGCGGTCGGCGTCGATACGATCGCGGCCGAAATCGGCATCAGCAAGCGGACGCTGTACAACCATTTTCCTTCCAAGGACGCGCTGATCTCGGCCTATCTGGCGCGCCGCTTCGTGGCGCCGCGGCCCTCGGAGAAACCACCCGCCGAACAGATTCTCGGCACCTTCGATTCGCTGGAGCGGCGGTTCTCGGCCAAGGACTTTCGCGGCTGCCCGTTCGTCAACGCGGTCGCCGAACTCGGCAGCGGGGACCGGTCGGTGCGCAGAATCGCGGTTGCCTTCAAGGAAAGCCGGAGGCTGTGGTTTCGCGATCTGCTCGTGCGGCTCGGTGTCGCCGATGCCGAGGGTCTGGCGACGCAGCTCACGCTGCTCGTCGACGGCTCGATCGCTCAGGACCTCGTCCGCGACGATCCCGCCATGGCGCGCGCCGCCAAGCAAGCCGCAACGGTGCTGCTGGAAAATGCCGGGGTAAAGATCGACAGCGGCGCGATCGCGCCGAAACCGCGGCCTGCGGCGAAAAGGCACAAAGCAGCATCAGCCGATTGAACCCCCTCACCGTCGTCCCTGCCTAGTGCGCAATTGCGCACGGGCGCAGGGACCCATACGCCGTGGCGTATCGGTAAGGCGATGTGGTAGTTACCTTCTGCAAAAATCAGCGCCGGTGGTTATGGGACCCTGCGTGCGCAGAGACGACGCCAGAATCGGCGGCAAAGGGAGTGACAATGGAAGACCTTAAAGTGACCGCAGGCGGTTACGACTTCAAGCCGGCCCGCGCGGCCATGCAGCGCTATGTCGACAACAACCTGCTGTCAGGCATTTCCTGGGCGGTCATGGTCGGCCGGGACCTGGTCGACGTGAACTGCGTCGGCTGGGCCGACAAGGAAGCGCAGACGCCGCTCCGCACCGATCACATTTTCCGGGTTTTCTCCAACACCAAGCTGATCACCTCCTGCGCGGCGCTGCTGCTGATGGAAGAAGGCAAATTTGCGCTCGACGATCCGATCGAGAAGTTTATTCCGCAGCTCGGAAATCGAAAGGTGTTACGACCAGGCGCGACCTCGCTTGACGATACCGAGCCGGCGAAGAGCTCGATCACCATCCGTCAGCTCCTGAGCCACAGCTCCGGCCTGAGCTACGGCTTTTTCGATCCCGGCACCGTCATCTTCAAGGCGCTCAACGATCGCGGCGTCCACAATCCCATGACCACGCTGGCGCAGATGGTCGACGTGCTGGCCGACCTGCCGCTGATCTATCAGCCGGGGACGTCCTGGGAATACTCGCTGGCGATCGACGTGGTGGCTCGGCTGGTCGAAGTCATCAGCGGCCAGAGCTTCGATGCGTTCATCAAGGCGCGGATTCTCGATCCGCTCGGCATGGTCGATACCGGCTTCGTCGTGCCGGTAAAGGATCAGGGACGGCTGGTGGCCTACTACGCCGGCGCCGACCTGATGAAGCCGATGGAGCCGGGCCTGACGCGGACCGACAACGCGCCCTTCCCCGGCGCCTATCTGCATCCTGTCGCGCGGCTCAATGGCGGTGGCGGCCTGGTCTCGACCATGCCCGACATGGTGGCGCTGATCCGCAGCCTGCTGCCCGGCGGCAAGACCCTGCTCAAGCCCGAGACGATCGCGCAGATGATGACCAACCAGTTGCCGGATGGTCAGTGGATACGCTTTGCCATGCTGGGAGAAATGCCTGGCCAGGCACACGGTCTGGCGGGCGGACTGATCCTGCAGCCTTCGCCGCTTCTGCATCCCGATGCGACCGGGGAGTTCTACTGGGGCGGCGTCGCCGGTACGCAATGGTGGATCTCGCCGAAGCGCAACATGGCCGGCGTGATGATGGCGCAGCGCCAGATGGCGTTCGTCCATCCGTTCTCGTTCGAGTTCAAGCGGCTGGCGTATGATGCGGTCAAGGAAGGCGCCCGGGCTGTGGCCTGACGTCACGACTGTCACATCCATAACGACTGTCATCCCCGCGAAGGCGGGTGATCCAGTATTCCAGAGACGGTTGTTACTAAACTGAGACGCCGCGGCGTACTGGATCCCCGCCTTCGCGGGGATGACATCCGATGGTGTTGCGGCTACGCCGCAGCCGAAACCACCCTATTCCGCCCGTCATGCTTGGCGCGGTACAGCGCGGTGTCGGCGCGCTTCAGCACGTCGGCGACCGGCTCGCCCTTGCGCTCCAGCGTCGTCAGGCCGATCGAGATCGTGACTTCGATGCGCTTCGCCCCCTTGTTGACGGCGAAGGTTTCGCCGGCGATCGAGCGGCGCAGCCGTTCCGCCACCATGCCGGCGACGTGAAGGTCGGTTTCCGGCATCACGATGACGAATTCCTCGCCGCCGTAGCGGCAGGCGAGGTCGATGCCGCGGATCGACTTGCGAATCCGCACCGCGAATTCGCGCAGCACGTCGTCGCCGGCGTCGTGGCCGTAATTGTCGTTGATGGCCTTGAAGAAATCGATGTCGAGGATCATCAGCGCCAGCGGCTTGCCGCGGCTCGAGGCCTGCTCGGCCAGCGTCGCCAGATGGCTTTCCATGTAGCGGCGGTTATGCAGGCCGGTCAGCGCGTCGGTGATCGCCATTTCGATCGAGTTCTGCACATTGTCGCGCAGATGATCCGTATAGCGCCGCTTGCGGATCTGGGTGCGCGCCCGCGCCAGCAGTTCGTTCTTGTCCACCGGACGCAGCAGGTAATCGTTGACGCCGATTTCGAGCCCGCGCAGCAGCCGCGCATTGTTGTCGGCGTCGGAGATCGCCAGAATTGGCATCTGGCGGGTGCGCTCCAGCGAGCGCGCCTGGCTGCACAGCCGCAGGCCGTCATAGTTCTCCAGGCTGAGCGAAACGATCAGCAGGTCGTAGTTGCCGTCGGCGGCGTGAAACAGCGCTTCCGCCGGATTGGTCTCGACATCGACGGTATGCTCGGCGGCAAGGAGCGGCGCCAGCCGCTCGTAGGACGACGGCCGGTCGTCGACCAGCAGAATGCGGCCGCCGACGCCCCTGTCGGCGACGGCGCTGCGCTCGGGCGCCTCCATGCCGATTTCCAGCGAGGTGATGGCGCGCATCCGCAGCTCGTCGGTCATCATCTTCAGCCGCGTCAAGGAACGGACGCGCGCGATCAGCACGACGTCCGACACCGGCTTGGTCAGGAAATCGTCGGCCCCGGCCTCGAGCCCGCGGACGCGATCGGCCGCGCTGTCCAGCGCCGTGATGATCACCACCGGAATGTAATGCGTGGCCGGGTTGGACTTCAGCCGGCGGCAGACCTCGAAACCGTCCATGTCGGGCATCATGACGTCGAGCAGGATGATGTCGCATTCGGCGCGCGAACAGATATCCAGCGCTTGCGCGCCGTTGGAAGCGGTCAACACGTCGAAATATTCGGCCGAAAGACGGGCTTCCAAGAGTTTGACGTTGGCGGGAACATCATCGACGACCAGAATACGCGCAGACATCGAAACTCACTCCTACCCGATAAAACGCCGTACCGTTTCAATAAACTTGCCGACCGAAATTGGTTTGGACAAATACGCCTCGCAACCGCCCTCGCGGATGCGTTCTTCGTCGCCCTTCATCGCAAACGCAGTCACCGCGACCACCGGAATGGCGCGCAGTTCCGGATCGTCCTTGATCCAGCGCGTCACTTCGAGGCCCGATACCTGCGGAAGCTGGATATCCATCAGGATCAGATCGGGGCGAAGCTTGCGCACGAGATCGAGCGCCTCGAACCCGTTGCTGGTGCCCGAGGTTTGATAGCCGTGCGCTTCCAACAGATCGCGAAAGAGCTTCATGTTGAGCTCGTTGTCTTCGACGATCAGGACGGTTTTGGCCATCCCGTCCCTCCCTTGTCCCAGAAACCCATCCGGCCTTTCGGTGTGTCCTGCACCGCCGCCGTCCCCTTGTCGAAAAGTGAAATCAAACTAGCGACAGATTCGCTCTAAGCCGTTAAATCCATGTGCCAACTTTGCGCGAAGCGGTTTCCACTTGCTTGAACACGTTCCGCAGACTCGGGCATGATGGTTTCAAAGTAGAGCCCATAAGTTAACGGAAAGGCAAACCGCCTGTTGAAAAAGCCTGTTCACAACCCCCGCGAAGTAGCTGAAATCGTTGCGATTCAGGCGCTGACCTTCGTCGCCGGCGATCCCGAGCGATTAGGGCTATTTCTGGCCGAAAGCGGTTTGGGCCCGGAGACACTGCGGACGGCTGCCGCCAATCCGCAATTTCTGGCTTCGGTGCTCGATTTCGTCATGCGCGATGACGCAACCGTAAAGGCGTTTGCCGACGCCTCGCAACTCGATCCCACCAACGTCGCCGCCGCCCGCCAGGTGCTTGGTGACCCGGACTGGGAGCGCGACGTGCCGTGAGCGCGTCAGCGCCGGCGCTTGACGGTCCGCGCTGCTTTTGCCGGGATTGCTTCGGCGACCTCGACATCAAGGCCATGAGATGCGGCAAATGCGGCTCGCCGCGGCTGGTCCGCCACCGGGCCCTGCCCTCGCTGACGCTCGCCCATATCGACTGCGACGCGTTCTACGCCACCGTCGAAAAGCGCGACAACCCCGAGATCGCCGACAAGCCCGTCATCATCGGCGGCGGCAAGCGCGGCGTGGTGTCGGCGGCCTGCTACATCTCGCGGACCTTTGGCGTGCGCTCGGCGATGCCGATGTTCAAGGCGCTGGACCTCTGCCCCCAGGCGGTGGTGATCCGGCCCGACATGGCCAAATACGTCCGCGTCGGCCGCGAAGTGCGCCACGCCATGCAGACGCTGACGCCGCTGGTCGAGCCGTTGTCGATCGACGAGGCGTTTCTCGACCTTTCCGGGACCCAGCGCGTCCACGGCATGATTCCGGCCAAGGTGCTGGCGCGCTTTGCCCGCGACGTCGAACGCGACATCGGCATCACCGTTTCGGTCGGCCTGTCCTGCAACAAGTTTCTGGCCAAGATCGCCTCCGACCTCGACAAGCCCAGGGGCTTTGCGGCGCTCGACCAGGACGAGGCGCGCGAGATGCTGGCCGACCGGCCGGTCGGCTTCATCTACGGCGTCGGACCCGCCACGCAGGAAAAACTGCTGCAACGGGGTTTTCGCACCATCGCCGACCTGCAGCGCGCCGACGAGGTCGACCTGATGAAGCAGTTCGGGACCGAAGGCCGCAGGCTGTGGCGGCTGGCGCGCGGCATCGACGACCGCCTGGTGGTGGCCGATCGCGGCGCCAAGACGATTTCGAATGAGACCACCTTCGAAAAGGACATCAAAGACTTTGCCACGCTGGAAAAAGTGCTGTGGCGGCTGTCGGAGAAAGTATCCTCGCGGCTCAAAAGCAGCGAACTTTCGGGCCTTACCGTTACGCTGAAATTGAAGACCGCCGACTTCCGTCAGCGCACCCGTTCACAATCGATCCAGACGCCGACACAGCTTGCGGCACGGATATTTGCGGTGTCGCGCGAGTTGCTGGCCAGGGAAATCGACGGCACCGCGTTTCGCCTGATCGGCACCGGCGTCAGCGCGTTGCGCCCGGGCGACCAGGCCGAAGATTCAGACATGCTCGACCGCCGCTCGGCCCATGCCGAACGCGCGATGGATAATCTGCGCAAGAAATTCGGCAATGCCGCCGTGATCCGGGGCATTGCGTATGAGGGGCCGGAGAAGGAAATCGAGGCGGAGGAGGATGAGGAGGAGGAGGAGGAGGAGGAGTGATCCTCCTCTTTGGTCATTCCGGGGCGCGCGTCAGCGCGAACCCGGAATCTCGAACTTCCGGGTTCGATGCTGCGCATCGCCCCGGAATGACGTTATTTACAGGGCTTGGAATCCTTGACGTCGAATTTGCCCATGGCGCCCGAGATGACAAAATCGTTGTAGTCGAGCACCAGCGCGCGGGAGACGCCGTTCTCGAACAGCTCGAACGACATCGCGTACACCGGCGTCTGCTCGCCGTCCTTGGACTTGGCGTCGCGGTCGTAATAGCTGACGGTGACCGGCCAGCGCGTCAGCGTTTTCATCTGGTCGTTGGCGGTGGACGGATCGGGCGACGCGATGTCGCGGGTGCCCGGGATCGGCTGCCCGATCACGGACAGCGTGTTGTAGACCTTCTCGCCGTTGTCGGAGCCGTCATAGACCGTCAGCTCCAGCACCGACTTGCCGGCGCGGGCCGCGGCGATGATGTGCTGGATCTGCTCGGTCGGGAACACGACATTGCCGTCGAGGTCGAACGTCTTCGCCGCCGGCTGCTTCAGCTTGACGGTGATGTGATCGCCGACCCGCTCGGCCACGCCGTCGACCGGCGCCGAGTCGGTATCGTTCATCCTGGTATCGATCTTGAAGCGGTAGCTCTTGCCGGCCGCGTCCTCCCACGAGGACGACCGCAAATCGCTCAGGGTCAGCTTGCCCTCGCCGCTGTCGAGTTCCGACACCTGGCGGAATTCCGAGGTGTATCCCTCACAGGAACTGCCGGAGAAATTGTAGAGGATCCGCCCGCGCGCGTTGCTGATGGCATTGGAGCCGCGCGACTTGACGAGGCTCAATTCGTACAGCGCCTGATGCGAGAGAAATGGCCCGCCGGCGGCGGCCACCGCGGGCACGTGCGCCATTCCGGATCCGAAGACCGCAGCAACGGAGAACACCAAAGCGCGGACCGGAATCGGGAGCGAGCTGGCCATGTTCTGTTTTTTCCTCGATGGGAGATTCGTCACATTAGTGACGGCTGTATTGCGTCGCAACTAGGGCGGCTTCACGAAAACGTTGTATTTTGACGCCGCCCTGCCACGTTTTTCAGCGATTTCGGCGCGATTTTCGGCACACGGGCGCCCGTTCGCCCTCGCTTGCAACGGATGCCGCGATGCGCGAAACAATGCGCCTGATCTGAGTTCAGAAACAGGCAAATCAAGCGGGGACGGAAACATGGCGGGTACGGTCGAACAAAAGCTGGCGGCACAAGGCATCACTCTGCCGGAACCCCGCGCCGCCATGGCCAACTACGTCGGCTTCGTCCGCACCGGCAATCTGCTGTTCGTTTCGGGCCAGGTTTGCGCTGACGGTGAAGGCAAGCTGATCGCCAAGGGCAAGTTAGGGGCCGGCGTCACGATCGAACAAGGCTATCACGCGGCAAAGGGTTGCGGCGTCAACCTGCTGGCGCAGGTCAAGGCGGCACTGGGGGATCTCGACAAGGTGGTGCGCGTGGTGCGGCTCGGCGGCTTCATCAACTCCGCGCCGGATTTCCTCGACGGTCCCAAGGTGCTGAACGGCGCTTCCGACCTAATGGTTGAGGCCTTCGGCGACAAGGGCCGCCATGCCCGCACCACCGTCGGCGTCGCCTCCCTGCCCTCCGACGCCGCCGTCGAAGTCGACGGCATCTTCGAGGTATCCTGAGCGGGGCCGCCGACGTGCGCGCCCCGGACTGGCTGACGGCGCGGCCGGTCGCTCACCGCGGCCTGCATGATGTCGCACGCGGCATCATCGAGAACATGCCGGCGGCGGCCGAGGCAGCGGCGCAAGCGAATTTCGCGATCGAATGCGACATCCAGCTCACCGCCGACGGCGAAGCGATGGTGCATCACGACGACGCACTCGGCCGCCTCACCGAAGGTTCCGGCGCGCTGCTCGGCAAGACCGCGGCCGAACTCAAGGCCGTCAAATTCAAGAATACCGACGAGCGGATGATGACGCTCGGCGATCTCTGCGCGCTGGTTGCCGGCCGCGTGCCGCTGGTGATCGAGGTGAAAAGTCATTTTAACGGCGACCGCCAACTGGTGAAGCGGATGGCCGAGGTGCTCGCCGGCTATTCCGGACCTGCGGTCGGCATGTCCTTTGATCCCGACCAGGTGCTGGCGCTCCGTGAGCTGATGCCCCAGCTACCGCGCGGCATCATCGCCGAGCACGACTATACCGAGGCCGACTGGCCGGAAGCGTCCGCCGAACAGCGCCGGGGCATGACGCATCTGCGCCATGCGTTGCGCACCCGTCCGCATTTCGTCGCCTACTGGGTCAACGACCTGCCCGCCGTGGCCCCCTGGATCGCCCGCAACATCTTCGGCCTGCCGCTGTTGACCTGGACCGTGCGCACGCCGGAACAGCGCGACCGCGCCGCGCGCTATGCCGACCAGATGATCTTTGAAGGCTTTCTGCCGGGAACCTGATCCGCTCGCCGCGGGCTTGAAGTCGTCGCTGCAATGCACGATCTTTCAGAGGGTTGGTCGCCATACGCGCCGGCTGATTGCACGATGGGACCGGTTGCGAATTCTCGATGGCGTCATCTGAAATCACCCTCGAAGCCGTCCCCGCCGCCAGCAACATCAAGGCTGAGGAGTGGGACGCCTGCGCCAACCCGCGGCCTGACCCCAACGCCATCGAAAATCTCGACACGCTCGCCTCACCCGGCGCACCAGGCTGCTCGACCGCCGGCTCAAGGTCCGGCTATAACCCCTTCGTTTCCCACGCCTTTTTCGCGGCCACCGAAGCCTCCGGCTCGGCCTGCGCGCGCACCGGCTGGGGTCCGCGACATCTCTTGGCCCGGCTCGACGGCGCCATCGTCGGCGTCGTGCCCTGCTATCTGAAATCGCACTCGCAAGGAGAATATGTCTTCGACCGCGGCTGGGCCGATGCCTATGAGCGCGCCGGCGGCCGCTATTATCCGAAACTGCAGGCGTCCGTGCCGTTCACACCGGCCACCGGGCCACGGCTCCTGATCCGCAGCGGCGTCGACCGCGAGCAGATCGGCTCGGCGCTGGCGAGCGGACTGATGGCGCTCTGCAACGCCACCAACGCTTCCTCCGTCCACGTCACCTTTGCGCCCGAAACCGAAGCGAAGTTTCTCGGCGAGCACGGTTTCCTGCAAAGGAACGACCAGCAGTTCCACTGGCACAACGAGGGCTACAAGACGTTTGACGATTTCCTCGCCACACTCAATTCGCGCCACCGCAAGGCGATCAAGCGCGAACGACGCGAGGCGCTGGCCTCCGACATCACCATCCACCGGCTGACCGGAGCCGATATCACCGAGGATGCGTGGGACGCGTTCTTCGCATTCTACATGGAGACCGGTTCGCGCAAATGGGGCCGGCCGTATCTCACCCGCAGCTTCTTCTCGCTGATCGGCGAGAGCATGAGCCGGGACGTGCTGCTGGTGATGGCCAAACGCAACGGCCGCTGGATTGCCGGCGCCATCAATTTCATCGGCTCCGATACGCTGTTCGGCCGCAACTGGGGCGCGGTCGAGCACCACCCGTTCCTGCATTTCGAAGTCTGCTATTATCAGGCCATCGAGTTTGCGATCGAACGCGGCCTGAAAACGGTGGAAGCCGGCGCGCAAGGCGAGCACAAGCTGGCGCGCGGCTACCTGCCGCAAACCACCTACTCCGCGCATTACATCGCCGACCCCGACCTGCGGCGGGCGATCGCGGATTACCTCAAGCGCG is a window encoding:
- a CDS encoding DNA polymerase IV — encoded protein: MSASAPALDGPRCFCRDCFGDLDIKAMRCGKCGSPRLVRHRALPSLTLAHIDCDAFYATVEKRDNPEIADKPVIIGGGKRGVVSAACYISRTFGVRSAMPMFKALDLCPQAVVIRPDMAKYVRVGREVRHAMQTLTPLVEPLSIDEAFLDLSGTQRVHGMIPAKVLARFARDVERDIGITVSVGLSCNKFLAKIASDLDKPRGFAALDQDEAREMLADRPVGFIYGVGPATQEKLLQRGFRTIADLQRADEVDLMKQFGTEGRRLWRLARGIDDRLVVADRGAKTISNETTFEKDIKDFATLEKVLWRLSEKVSSRLKSSELSGLTVTLKLKTADFRQRTRSQSIQTPTQLAARIFAVSRELLAREIDGTAFRLIGTGVSALRPGDQAEDSDMLDRRSAHAERAMDNLRKKFGNAAVIRGIAYEGPEKEIEAEEDEEEEEEEE
- a CDS encoding cell envelope integrity EipB family protein codes for the protein MASSLPIPVRALVFSVAAVFGSGMAHVPAVAAAGGPFLSHQALYELSLVKSRGSNAISNARGRILYNFSGSSCEGYTSEFRQVSELDSGEGKLTLSDLRSSSWEDAAGKSYRFKIDTRMNDTDSAPVDGVAERVGDHITVKLKQPAAKTFDLDGNVVFPTEQIQHIIAAARAGKSVLELTVYDGSDNGEKVYNTLSVIGQPIPGTRDIASPDPSTANDQMKTLTRWPVTVSYYDRDAKSKDGEQTPVYAMSFELFENGVSRALVLDYNDFVISGAMGKFDVKDSKPCK
- a CDS encoding RidA family protein, whose product is MAGTVEQKLAAQGITLPEPRAAMANYVGFVRTGNLLFVSGQVCADGEGKLIAKGKLGAGVTIEQGYHAAKGCGVNLLAQVKAALGDLDKVVRVVRLGGFINSAPDFLDGPKVLNGASDLMVEAFGDKGRHARTTVGVASLPSDAAVEVDGIFEVS
- a CDS encoding glycerophosphodiester phosphodiesterase, yielding MRAPDWLTARPVAHRGLHDVARGIIENMPAAAEAAAQANFAIECDIQLTADGEAMVHHDDALGRLTEGSGALLGKTAAELKAVKFKNTDERMMTLGDLCALVAGRVPLVIEVKSHFNGDRQLVKRMAEVLAGYSGPAVGMSFDPDQVLALRELMPQLPRGIIAEHDYTEADWPEASAEQRRGMTHLRHALRTRPHFVAYWVNDLPAVAPWIARNIFGLPLLTWTVRTPEQRDRAARYADQMIFEGFLPGT
- a CDS encoding GNAT family N-acetyltransferase — protein: MASSEITLEAVPAASNIKAEEWDACANPRPDPNAIENLDTLASPGAPGCSTAGSRSGYNPFVSHAFFAATEASGSACARTGWGPRHLLARLDGAIVGVVPCYLKSHSQGEYVFDRGWADAYERAGGRYYPKLQASVPFTPATGPRLLIRSGVDREQIGSALASGLMALCNATNASSVHVTFAPETEAKFLGEHGFLQRNDQQFHWHNEGYKTFDDFLATLNSRHRKAIKRERREALASDITIHRLTGADITEDAWDAFFAFYMETGSRKWGRPYLTRSFFSLIGESMSRDVLLVMAKRNGRWIAGAINFIGSDTLFGRNWGAVEHHPFLHFEVCYYQAIEFAIERGLKTVEAGAQGEHKLARGYLPQTTYSAHYIADPDLRRAIADYLKRERAYVAEVGRELTEAGPFRKAVDEA